In one Nicotiana sylvestris chromosome 8, ASM39365v2, whole genome shotgun sequence genomic region, the following are encoded:
- the LOC104230878 gene encoding beta-1,6-galactosyltransferase GALT31A: protein MGLKIGSRSGAYKAAGANGVSSKWVSVFCIASFCLGVFVVNRLLTVPSPVRTMEDAISGDHKSQELRPLLKCEKKDTSLVAGDILSQVSKTHDVIMALDKTISSLEMKLAAARSAKAEKEERSTADRKPVIEPLNNRPKVFFVMGIITAFSSRKRRDSIRETWMPQGEDLGKLEKEKGIIIRFVIGHSATPGGVLDRAIDAEDAQHNDFLRLNHVEGYHELSSKTQIYFSTVAAKWDADFFIKVDDDVHVNLGVVGSILDRHRSKPRVYIGCMKSGPVLSQKGAKYHEPEYWKFGEEGNKYFRHATGQIYAISKDLATYVSINGHILHRYANEDVSLGSWFIGLDVEHIDERSLCCGTPPDCEWKAQAGNTCAASFDWSCSGICKSVERMEEVHQRCGEGNGAIWHTSF from the exons atggggTTGAAGATAGGAAGCAGGTCAGGAGCGTACAAAGCTGCTGGTGCAAATGGTGTGTCCAGTAAATGGGTATCTGTGTTTTGCATTGCCAGCTTCTGCTTGGGTGTTTTTGTTGTCAACAG GTTATTGACAGTGCCCAGTCCTGTTAGAACTATGGAGGATGCTATATCTGGAGACCATAAGTCACAGGAACTTCGTCCTCTTCTTAAGTGCGAGAAAAAG GATACTTCTCTGGTCGCAGGAGATATCCTCTCCCAAGTTTCAAAAACACATGATGTCATCAT GGCATTGGACAAAACCATATCTTCTCTGGAAATGAAGCTCGCTGCTGCCAGATCTGCTAaagcagaaaaagaagaaagatctACTGCTGATAGGAAACCAGTAATTGAACCTTTGAATAACCGTCCTAAGGTTTTCTTTGTTATGGGAATCATCACTGCTTTCAGCAGTAGAAAGCGCAGGGATTCAATTAGGGAAACTTGGATGCCTCAAG GGGAGGATCTAGGAAAGTTGGAAAAGGAGAAGGGCATCATTATACGGTTTGTGATAGGGCACAG TGCAACCCCCGGTGGAGTCTTGGATCGTGCTATAGATGCTGAGGATGCCCAACATAATGATTTCTTACGACTG AATCACGTTGAAGGATATCATGAGCTGTCCTCTAAGACTCAAATATACTTTTCAACTGTAGCGGCAAAGTGGGATGCTGACTTCTTCATTAAAGTTGATGATGATGTACATGTCAATCTGG GTGTTGTAGGTTCAATTTTAGACCGTCATCGATCTAAACCTCGTGTGTATATTGGTTGCATGAAATCTGGACCTGTTCTCTCACAGAA AGGAGCGAAATACCATGAACCAGAATACTGGAAATTTGGTGAGGAGGGAAATAAGTATTTTAGGCATGCAACTGGACAAATATATGCAATCTCCAAGGATTTGGCTACCTACGTATCAATCAATGG ACACATTCTCCATAGGTATGCAAATGAAGATGTTTCTCTTGGCTCTTGGTTTATTGGGCTTGATGTTGAACATATTGATGAACGAAGTTTGTGCTGTGGAACACCCCCAG ATTGCGAGTGGAAGGCCCAAGCAGGGAACACTTGTGCTGCATCATTCGATTGGAGCTGTAGCGGAATTTGTAAATCAGTAGAAAGGATGGAAGAGGTCCACCAGCGATGTGGAGAGGGAAATGGAGCAATATGGCATACCAGCTTCTGA